Proteins co-encoded in one Dermacentor albipictus isolate Rhodes 1998 colony unplaced genomic scaffold, USDA_Dalb.pri_finalv2 scaffold_30, whole genome shotgun sequence genomic window:
- the LOC139052730 gene encoding tigger transposable element-derived protein 6-like has product MSADVDGAAAWKASNMAGILSNFAPADIYNADETGLFYEMLPARTLDFKGQRCHGGKHSKKRITVLLCTNMDGSDKRPPLVIGKSAKPRCFKGTRSLPVQYKANNKSWMTRAIFTEWMMAFDRDMKRQGRKVCLLLDNCSAHHSDEVKLTNTELRFFPPNCTSVLQPLDQGVILSLKRAYRGRLIQRLLFNTETGRGTKVDLYVALQIMSAAWSTLGRSVIVNCFRHAGFAEGRPVHSAGLTPGVTDDDEEASPAPGIAAAWKTLGEIGTVPPNLELDEYIGADACVVVHEDVSDEQIIKAARNDKDSSDEEDDDVQEAPAAATAVQVMDAFDVIRNFVAVRDDDVAMGLLTECQNRVTALLAVKRKQTKLTDFWH; this is encoded by the coding sequence ATGTCAGCAGACGTGGACGGAGCAGCTGCTTGGAAGGCGAGTAACATGGCCGGAATTTTAAGCAACTTCGCGCCTGCAGACATTtacaacgccgacgagaccgggctaTTCTACGAGATGTTGCCGGCTAGGACGCTCGACTTCAAGGGGCAGCGCTGTCACGGCGGCAAACACAGCAAAAAACGCAtcacagtgctgctttgcacaaacATGGATGGCTCGGACAAGCGTCCGCCGTTAGTCATAGGCAAAAGTGCCAAGCCGCGCTGTTTTAAGGGAACTCGTAGCCTACCTGTGCAGTACAAGGCGAACAACAAGTCATGGATGACCCGCGCTATTTTCACCGAGTGGATGATGGCATTCGACCGCGACATGAAGCGGCAGGGCCGTAAAGTTTGCTTGCTTTTGGACAATTGTTCAGCGCATCACTCCGACGAAGTCAAGCTCACTAACACGGAGCTGAGGTTTTTCCCTCCCAATTGCACGTCTGTCTTACAGCCTCTCGATCAGGGCGTGATTCTTAGCCTGAAGCGCGCTTACCGCGGGAGGTTAATTCAGCGGCTGCTTTTTAACACTGAAACCGGCCGAGGCACGAAGGTGGACTTGTACGTGGCACTGCAGATTATGTCTGCTGCCTGGAGCACACTGGGGCGCTCAGTAATTGTGAACTGTTTCAGGCACGCCGGATTTGCCGAAGGTCGACCCGTACACTCTGCTGGCCTAACACCAGGCGTTacagacgacgacgaagaggcgTCACCGGCTCCGGGGATCGCGGCCGCCTGGAAAACGCTGGGAGAAATAGGAACCGTGCCGCCTAATCTCGAGCTCGACGAATACATCGGCGCTGACGCTTGTGTTGTTGTTCACGAAGATGTGAGTGATGAGCAGATCATAAAAGCTGCCCGGAATGATAAGGACTCTTCcgatgaagaagacgacgacgtacAGGAAGCGCCGGCTGCGGCAACCGCCGTACAGGTGATGGACGCTTTTGATGTCATCAGGAATTTCGTTGCTGTCCGAGACGACGATGTTGCAATGGGTTTGCTGACCGAGTGCCAAAATCGCGTGACGGCGTTGCTCGCCGTGAAGCGTAAGCAAACCAAGCTTACAGATTTTTGGCATTAA